In a single window of the Bradyrhizobium erythrophlei genome:
- a CDS encoding transporter substrate-binding protein: protein MKVNRRRFLQGTAVTAAAGMFGSSAWAEDPIGVASIHDLSGGLDIYGKPMVDALTLAVEEANAAGGLLGRQIKLINYDTQSNMQLYTQFAQQAALKDKVAVVHGGITSASREVIRPVLDRFKTLYFYNTQYEGGVCDRDQFDTGVTPAQTVEKLVPYAMKKWGKKVYVVAADYNYGQITSQWVKKYVTENGGQVLSIDFFPLDVTNFGSTISKIQAEKPDFVWSALVGGAHMSFYRQWAAAGMRKSIPMASTTFAVGNEHIVLSPDECDGMLICYNYFQDLKNKTNETFVAGFHKRFGADYPNVTELAMGTYQGFRLWAEGVKKAGSVDRMKVIEALETGISIDAPSGKVTIDPPTHHCVLDVHIAEVNDKKLKVLEDFPQQKPSDTAAVCDLIKNPNDNQQYVIKI, encoded by the coding sequence ATGAAGGTCAATCGCAGAAGGTTCTTACAGGGCACGGCTGTTACTGCCGCTGCCGGGATGTTTGGTTCCAGTGCCTGGGCCGAAGATCCGATCGGCGTCGCAAGCATCCACGATCTGTCGGGCGGGCTCGACATCTACGGCAAGCCGATGGTCGATGCGCTGACGCTCGCGGTCGAAGAGGCTAATGCGGCGGGCGGCCTGCTGGGACGGCAGATCAAATTAATCAATTACGATACGCAATCAAACATGCAGCTTTACACGCAATTTGCCCAGCAGGCGGCGCTGAAGGACAAGGTTGCCGTCGTGCATGGCGGCATCACCTCCGCCTCGCGCGAGGTGATCCGGCCGGTGCTCGACCGTTTCAAGACGCTGTACTTCTACAATACGCAATATGAAGGCGGCGTCTGCGACCGCGATCAGTTCGACACCGGCGTGACCCCGGCGCAAACGGTGGAAAAGCTCGTGCCCTATGCCATGAAGAAATGGGGCAAGAAGGTTTATGTCGTCGCAGCCGATTACAATTACGGCCAGATCACCTCGCAATGGGTGAAGAAATACGTCACCGAAAACGGCGGCCAAGTCTTGTCGATCGACTTCTTCCCGCTCGACGTCACCAATTTCGGCTCGACCATCTCCAAGATCCAGGCGGAGAAGCCGGATTTCGTGTGGTCGGCGCTGGTCGGCGGCGCGCACATGTCGTTCTATCGTCAGTGGGCCGCGGCGGGCATGCGCAAGAGCATTCCGATGGCGTCGACCACCTTTGCCGTCGGCAACGAGCATATCGTGTTGTCGCCGGACGAGTGCGACGGCATGCTGATCTGTTACAATTACTTCCAGGATTTGAAGAACAAGACCAACGAAACCTTCGTTGCCGGCTTCCACAAGCGCTTCGGCGCCGATTATCCCAACGTCACCGAACTTGCCATGGGAACCTATCAAGGCTTCCGGCTGTGGGCGGAAGGGGTCAAGAAAGCCGGCAGTGTCGACCGCATGAAGGTCATCGAGGCACTGGAAACCGGAATCAGCATCGATGCGCCCTCGGGCAAGGTCACGATCGACCCGCCGACCCACCATTGCGTGCTCGACGTGCACATCGCCGAGGTCAACGACAAGAAGCTCAAGGTGCTGGAAGATTTCCCGCAGCAGAAACCGTCGGACACCGCCGCGGTGTGCGACCTTATCAAGAACCCCAACGATAACCAGCAATACGTGATCAAGATCTGA
- a CDS encoding acetamidase/formamidase family protein, producing the protein MINDPWLKTSIMAKRGLAKAQAGKRHELSIAAQGDFHYVYGPYAKPVLTIDPGDVVVVETEDAFGGVLTSEQDSPTAKLRFPFLNPQCGPVAVSGVEKGDCLAVHIHAVETRGAQPAGTTCIIPEFGGLVGTASTAMLNPPLPERVRKMHVDKDGVRWNDKITLPYEPFIGTIGVSPEIEAISSLQPDYHGGNMDLPDVAPGAILYFPVHTKGGLLYVGDCHAAQGDGELSGVAIEQRATVTLQIDVIKNWSFAWPRLETEKFLMTIGSARPLEDAARIAYRELVRWMSADYGFDEIDAYMLLSQAGRIRLGNMVDPKYTMGASILKKYLV; encoded by the coding sequence ATGATCAACGATCCCTGGCTCAAGACCTCGATCATGGCAAAGCGCGGCCTCGCCAAGGCGCAGGCCGGCAAACGCCACGAACTCTCGATCGCGGCGCAAGGCGACTTCCACTATGTCTACGGGCCCTATGCCAAGCCGGTGCTCACGATCGATCCCGGCGACGTCGTCGTGGTGGAGACGGAAGATGCCTTCGGCGGCGTCCTCACCAGCGAGCAAGACAGCCCGACCGCGAAATTGCGGTTTCCCTTTCTGAACCCGCAATGTGGTCCGGTTGCCGTCAGCGGGGTGGAGAAGGGCGATTGCCTCGCGGTCCACATTCATGCCGTGGAGACGCGAGGCGCGCAGCCCGCAGGCACCACCTGCATCATCCCGGAATTCGGCGGCCTGGTCGGGACGGCGTCGACGGCGATGCTCAATCCGCCCCTGCCGGAGCGGGTCAGGAAAATGCACGTCGACAAGGACGGCGTGCGCTGGAACGACAAGATCACTCTGCCTTACGAGCCGTTTATCGGTACCATCGGGGTTTCGCCCGAGATCGAGGCGATCTCGTCGCTGCAGCCGGACTATCACGGCGGCAACATGGATTTGCCCGACGTCGCGCCGGGTGCGATCCTTTACTTTCCGGTGCATACCAAAGGCGGCCTTCTCTACGTCGGCGATTGCCATGCGGCGCAGGGCGACGGCGAGTTGTCGGGGGTCGCGATCGAACAGCGCGCCACCGTCACGCTGCAGATCGACGTCATCAAGAACTGGAGTTTTGCGTGGCCGCGGCTTGAGACCGAAAAGTTTCTCATGACGATCGGCAGCGCCCGGCCGCTGGAAGACGCGGCACGGATCGCCTATCGCGAACTCGTGCGCTGGATGAGCGCGGATTACGGCTTCGATGAAATCGACGCTTACATGCTTCTCAGTCAGGCCGGACGCATCCGGCTCGGAAACATGGTCGATCCGAAATACACCATGGGCGCCTCGATTTTGAAAAAATACCTGGTCTGA
- a CDS encoding SDR family NAD(P)-dependent oxidoreductase — MDLGLKGKSVLVTGGSKGIGRAIAELFADEGANVAICARNADEVGKAVKALAAKGVKASGGAIDVADPPALKQWVEGAAAELGGIDTIVCNVSALAVGDTAETWEKSFRTDMMHTVNSVAAALPYLEKSKSASIVIVSSVSGFEVDFAAGSYGAFKAALIHYAKGLSNQLIGKGIRVNAVSPGNTYFEGGIWQNIERGVPDLYKTAMSLNPTGRMGTAQEVAAGVVFLASPVASRISGTNLIIDGALTKAV; from the coding sequence ATGGATCTCGGATTAAAGGGCAAGAGCGTGCTGGTGACCGGGGGAAGCAAGGGCATTGGGCGAGCAATCGCCGAGCTGTTTGCAGATGAAGGCGCCAACGTCGCCATCTGTGCACGCAATGCCGACGAGGTCGGCAAGGCGGTGAAGGCCTTGGCGGCGAAGGGCGTCAAGGCGTCAGGCGGGGCGATCGATGTCGCCGACCCTCCGGCGTTGAAGCAATGGGTCGAGGGCGCGGCAGCCGAACTCGGCGGGATCGACACCATCGTATGCAATGTCAGCGCGCTTGCCGTCGGCGATACCGCCGAGACCTGGGAGAAGTCGTTTCGCACCGACATGATGCATACCGTCAATTCCGTCGCGGCCGCGCTGCCTTATCTGGAGAAATCCAAATCCGCTTCGATCGTGATCGTCTCCAGTGTTTCCGGCTTCGAGGTGGATTTCGCCGCCGGTTCCTACGGCGCCTTCAAGGCGGCGCTGATTCATTACGCCAAGGGACTCAGCAACCAGCTCATCGGCAAGGGCATCCGCGTCAACGCGGTATCGCCTGGCAACACCTACTTCGAAGGCGGCATCTGGCAGAACATCGAACGCGGCGTGCCCGACCTCTATAAGACGGCGATGTCGTTGAACCCGACCGGACGGATGGGCACGGCGCAGGAAGTCGCCGCGGGCGTTGTGTTCCTCGCAAGCCCGGTGGCGAGTCGCATTTCCGGCACCAATCTTATTATCGACGGTGCCCTCACCAAGGCCGTCTAG
- a CDS encoding branched-chain amino acid ABC transporter permease, which translates to MDLVALLAIQVLYAIASLALISVGLAIIFGMMRVINLAHGEFLMLGGYAAIVATGHGISIWIAILVVAPVVVGIIGVIVEMTIIRFLYGRMIDTMLATWGLSLFLVGLTTAIFGNTTVGISAPLGSFQIGAYRTSGYTLFVIAVAVVVLTGIFAVLRWTRLGLIARGTMQNANMAAALGVNPPRVYAVTFGIGAALSGLAGAVLAPVSGVFPTIGVAYVAKSFITVIGGGAAILSGTVSASALFGTINQVATFATTPVFGEVALLAAAIVLIRLLPQGITGRFFRRGL; encoded by the coding sequence GTGGATCTCGTTGCTCTCCTGGCGATCCAGGTGCTTTACGCGATTGCCAGCCTGGCGCTGATCAGCGTCGGGCTGGCGATTATTTTCGGCATGATGCGGGTTATCAATCTCGCGCATGGGGAATTTCTGATGCTCGGCGGTTATGCGGCGATCGTCGCCACCGGCCACGGCATCAGCATCTGGATCGCCATCCTGGTGGTGGCACCCGTGGTCGTCGGCATAATCGGGGTGATCGTCGAAATGACGATTATCCGGTTCCTGTATGGCCGCATGATCGACACCATGCTTGCGACCTGGGGACTCAGCCTTTTTCTCGTCGGGCTGACGACGGCCATCTTCGGCAACACCACGGTCGGCATCTCGGCGCCGCTCGGCAGTTTCCAGATCGGCGCCTATCGCACCAGCGGATACACACTGTTCGTCATCGCCGTCGCCGTGGTCGTGCTGACCGGCATCTTCGCCGTGCTGCGCTGGACGCGGCTCGGCCTGATCGCCCGCGGCACCATGCAGAACGCCAACATGGCGGCAGCGCTCGGCGTCAATCCGCCGCGCGTCTATGCCGTCACCTTCGGCATCGGCGCCGCCCTGTCGGGTCTTGCCGGCGCGGTGCTTGCGCCGGTCTCCGGGGTATTTCCCACCATCGGCGTCGCCTATGTCGCCAAATCCTTCATCACCGTGATCGGAGGGGGCGCTGCGATTCTCAGCGGAACGGTTTCCGCCTCGGCGCTGTTCGGCACCATCAATCAGGTCGCCACCTTTGCCACCACGCCGGTGTTCGGCGAGGTGGCGTTGCTTGCCGCAGCCATCGTCCTGATCCGCCTGCTGCCGCAGGGCATCACCGGTCGCTTCTTCCGGAGAGGCCTGTGA
- a CDS encoding amidase yields MAVRRPTLDQLRSVAEDLGMHMGDEELKSYDTLMQGNYAAYDIVDAMPDYVPAVTYPRTPGYRPEGEENKYNAWYVKTTIKGAPSGKLAGKTVALKDNVSLAGVPMMNGASTLEGYIPDTDATIVTRILDAGGTIVGKTHCEYFCFSGGSHTNATGPVHNPHKMGYSSGGSSSGSGVVVSLGEADMAIGGDQGGSIRIPASFCGVYGMKGTHGLVPYTGVMPIELTLDHTGPMTRNVRDNALLLEVLAGADGLDPRQIAPKVAHYTEALEGGVKGLRIGIVKEGFGHPSSERDVDAKVMAAAQLFKKLGATVDEISVPMHLLAPAIWLPIAAEGATEFMMKGNGMGTNWRGLYNTTLLDAHSGWQHRADELSDSLKITMLLGQYFTKHYRGHFYAKAQNLNRKLRAAYDTALNSYDLLLMPTLPMKATPLPPADAPRELYIQRAFEMVPNTAPFNASGHPAMSLPCGMSDGLPIGLMLIGKYYDESVIYRAAAAFEDACDWTRM; encoded by the coding sequence ATGGCCGTCAGAAGACCCACTCTCGATCAGTTGCGCAGCGTCGCCGAGGACCTCGGCATGCATATGGGCGATGAGGAACTCAAATCCTACGACACCCTGATGCAGGGCAATTACGCCGCCTACGATATCGTCGATGCGATGCCGGATTACGTTCCCGCCGTGACCTATCCGCGAACGCCCGGCTATCGTCCCGAGGGCGAGGAAAACAAGTACAATGCCTGGTACGTCAAGACCACGATCAAGGGCGCGCCGAGCGGCAAGCTCGCCGGCAAGACCGTTGCGCTGAAGGACAATGTCAGCCTCGCCGGCGTTCCCATGATGAACGGCGCTTCGACGCTCGAAGGCTACATCCCCGATACGGATGCTACCATCGTCACGCGCATCCTCGATGCCGGCGGCACCATCGTCGGCAAGACCCATTGCGAGTATTTCTGCTTTTCCGGCGGCAGCCATACCAACGCGACGGGTCCTGTCCATAATCCCCACAAGATGGGTTATTCGTCCGGCGGCTCGTCTTCAGGCAGCGGCGTCGTGGTGTCCCTGGGCGAAGCCGACATGGCGATCGGCGGCGACCAGGGCGGATCGATCCGCATCCCCGCTTCGTTTTGCGGCGTCTACGGAATGAAGGGAACGCACGGCCTCGTGCCCTATACCGGCGTCATGCCGATCGAACTCACCCTCGATCACACCGGACCGATGACCCGCAATGTGCGCGACAACGCGCTTCTGCTGGAGGTGCTGGCGGGCGCGGACGGCCTCGATCCCAGGCAAATTGCGCCCAAAGTCGCGCACTACACCGAAGCGCTGGAAGGTGGCGTCAAGGGGTTGCGCATCGGCATCGTCAAGGAAGGTTTTGGGCATCCGAGTTCCGAGCGCGACGTCGATGCCAAGGTCATGGCCGCCGCCCAGCTTTTCAAGAAGCTCGGCGCGACCGTCGATGAAATTTCGGTGCCGATGCATCTCTTGGCCCCGGCGATCTGGCTGCCGATTGCCGCGGAAGGCGCCACCGAATTCATGATGAAGGGCAACGGCATGGGGACCAACTGGCGCGGTCTCTACAATACGACGCTGCTGGACGCCCATTCCGGCTGGCAGCATCGCGCCGATGAATTGTCCGACAGCCTCAAGATAACGATGCTGCTCGGCCAATATTTTACCAAGCACTATCGCGGTCATTTCTATGCCAAGGCGCAGAACCTGAACCGCAAGCTGCGCGCCGCCTACGATACCGCGCTGAACAGCTACGATCTGCTGCTGATGCCGACCTTGCCGATGAAGGCGACCCCGCTGCCGCCGGCCGATGCACCGCGCGAACTCTACATCCAGCGCGCATTCGAAATGGTTCCCAACACGGCGCCTTTCAACGCCAGCGGGCATCCGGCGATGAGCCTTCCCTGCGGCATGAGTGACGGCCTGCCGATCGGGCTGATGCTGATCGGCAAGTACTACGACGAGTCGGTGATCTATCGGGCGGCCGCGGCATTCGAAGACGCCTGCGACTGGACCAGGATGTAA
- a CDS encoding ABC transporter ATP-binding protein, with amino-acid sequence MMLNVQGLRTGYGRIPILNGVSFAVNEGEFIGILGHNGMGKTTLLKALMGFLPATGGLVRLDGNDVTAAEPYRRARLGFGYVPQGREIFPGLTVYDNLRMGCTKHAGSEQETIADVLEEFPRLKPLLDRAGGALSGGEQQLLAIARCLCGKPRLVLLDEPTEGIQPSIIDEIVEVLLRLRDNSGLTMILVEQNLDFIAALSKRILIIQKGTITREVQPGDLGDASLIGEFIGITT; translated from the coding sequence ATGATGCTCAACGTGCAGGGGTTACGCACAGGTTACGGTCGCATTCCGATCCTCAACGGGGTCAGCTTCGCGGTCAACGAAGGCGAGTTCATCGGCATTCTCGGTCACAACGGCATGGGCAAGACGACGCTGCTCAAGGCGTTAATGGGGTTTCTGCCGGCGACCGGCGGGCTGGTGCGGCTGGACGGCAACGACGTGACCGCCGCCGAACCCTATCGCCGTGCGCGGCTGGGGTTCGGTTACGTGCCGCAGGGGCGCGAGATTTTCCCGGGCCTCACGGTTTACGATAATCTGCGCATGGGATGCACCAAGCACGCCGGCAGCGAGCAAGAAACCATCGCCGATGTGCTGGAGGAGTTTCCCCGCCTCAAGCCGCTGCTCGATCGCGCCGGCGGCGCGCTATCGGGCGGCGAGCAGCAACTGCTGGCGATCGCGCGCTGCCTTTGCGGCAAGCCGCGTCTCGTCCTTCTCGACGAGCCGACCGAAGGCATTCAACCCTCGATCATCGACGAGATCGTCGAGGTCTTGCTGCGGCTGCGCGACAACAGCGGCCTGACCATGATCCTGGTCGAGCAGAATCTCGACTTCATCGCCGCGCTCTCGAAGCGGATCCTCATCATTCAAAAAGGCACGATCACGAGGGAAGTGCAGCCGGGCGATCTCGGCGACGCAAGTCTCATCGGCGAATTTATCGGAATCACCACCTAA
- a CDS encoding lactate/malate family dehydrogenase, producing the protein MKIGIVGAGRVGCACALAAVVRGSARAIVIVDRTRARAKAVATDLRYGTPLCPKTTIVDGDYEELADAALVMITAGINEKTGGATDRSDPQGRLRLLEKNAEIYRDIVPRVVRAAPGAVILVVTDPPDPLADIARDSAGHDRVLSTGTFLDSLRFRVHLAEHFEVDANQVEAQVIGEHGVSEVFLWSSARIAGVPINKLIEQRGETLDKVREQIEKSVRYANITIIEGNDASQFGIGIVSARIAEMVLRDERAAIPIGSYHEKFGVTLSLPSVVGRDGVVRTFEPEMSPEEQQALERGAASLRKSESRT; encoded by the coding sequence ATGAAGATTGGAATCGTTGGTGCCGGAAGGGTCGGGTGTGCTTGTGCGCTCGCCGCTGTCGTACGCGGCAGCGCCCGGGCGATCGTCATCGTGGATCGGACGCGCGCCCGTGCAAAGGCGGTTGCGACCGACCTTCGCTACGGAACGCCGCTTTGTCCCAAGACGACTATTGTCGACGGGGATTATGAGGAGCTGGCGGATGCCGCGCTGGTGATGATCACCGCCGGCATCAACGAAAAAACCGGCGGCGCCACCGACCGCAGCGATCCCCAGGGCCGATTGCGGCTTCTCGAAAAGAACGCCGAAATCTATCGCGACATCGTTCCGCGGGTGGTACGAGCGGCGCCCGGCGCCGTCATACTGGTCGTCACCGACCCGCCCGATCCGCTTGCCGATATAGCCCGCGATAGCGCAGGGCATGATCGGGTGCTCAGTACCGGCACTTTCCTCGATAGCCTGCGTTTCCGCGTTCATCTGGCCGAGCATTTTGAGGTCGACGCCAACCAGGTTGAGGCGCAGGTCATTGGCGAACATGGAGTTTCAGAGGTGTTTTTGTGGTCGAGCGCACGCATCGCCGGTGTGCCGATCAACAAACTGATCGAGCAACGCGGTGAGACGCTCGACAAGGTGCGCGAGCAGATCGAAAAGAGCGTTCGCTACGCCAATATCACCATCATCGAAGGCAACGACGCCAGTCAGTTCGGTATCGGCATCGTTTCCGCGCGGATCGCGGAAATGGTTCTTCGCGATGAGCGCGCGGCGATACCGATCGGCAGTTACCATGAAAAGTTCGGCGTCACACTGTCACTTCCGAGTGTCGTCGGACGAGATGGCGTGGTGCGGACGTTCGAACCGGAGATGTCGCCCGAGGAACAGCAAGCGCTGGAGCGTGGTGCCGCCAGTCTAAGGAAATCGGAAAGTCGAACCTGA
- a CDS encoding ATP-binding cassette domain-containing protein: protein MRFGGVHAVRNVNFTLAEGELRCLIGPNGAGKSTFFKMLTGQLQPSQGQVLFRGHDISNAHAHEIARLGMGIKTQVPSVFDGLSVRENIWLAASRIHSRERVNGVVDEMLERIGLTGAAARLVGQLAHGQRQWVELGIVLSTDPVLILLDEPAAGMTHEEVYKTAELVREINRSKALIVVEHDMQFIRMIAKQVTVFNQGSVLVEDAVENILRNPLVRDIYLGKQAAA, encoded by the coding sequence ATGCGCTTCGGCGGCGTCCATGCGGTACGCAACGTCAACTTCACGCTGGCCGAAGGCGAGCTGCGTTGCCTGATCGGCCCCAACGGCGCCGGCAAAAGCACGTTCTTCAAGATGCTCACCGGGCAGCTGCAGCCGAGCCAGGGCCAGGTGCTGTTCCGCGGCCACGATATTTCCAACGCCCACGCCCACGAGATCGCGCGTCTCGGCATGGGCATCAAGACCCAAGTGCCGAGCGTGTTCGATGGTTTGAGCGTGCGCGAGAATATCTGGCTCGCGGCGAGCCGCATCCATTCCCGCGAACGGGTCAATGGCGTAGTCGACGAGATGCTGGAACGTATCGGCCTCACTGGGGCGGCAGCGCGCCTGGTCGGCCAACTCGCCCACGGTCAGCGGCAATGGGTGGAACTCGGCATCGTGTTGTCGACGGATCCCGTACTCATTCTGCTCGACGAGCCTGCCGCCGGCATGACGCATGAGGAGGTGTACAAGACCGCCGAGCTCGTCCGCGAGATCAATCGCAGCAAGGCTCTGATCGTCGTCGAGCATGACATGCAGTTCATCCGTATGATCGCCAAGCAGGTGACGGTGTTCAATCAGGGCAGCGTACTGGTGGAGGATGCGGTGGAAAACATCCTGCGCAACCCGCTGGTGCGCGATATCTATCTCGGCAAACAGGCGGCCGCATGA
- a CDS encoding ABC transporter permease subunit, with protein sequence MNARALNLLGLGLVAIVGVAFLILTPRFAELDTVLELTVYMIMAILALSLGLIWGFGGILCFGQSAFFGLGAYTYAIAMFNIGESTIPLLLAIALPAAFAALLGYFMFYGRISDVYLGVITLTVTLILFNSVNSTAGPEFHIGVARLGGFNGIPGIPPLNVPGDKAAVIDLEGMFYLATAALLASYFGLRLLLGSRFGRVIVGIRENERRAELLGYDPRAYKLATFTIGGALAGFAGCLFANWGNFVSPTIFGLAQSAQIIIWVIVGGRGTLIGPIVGCIGIQWLTTALGANQPSGSDWWTRLLANAPLIFGIILIAFVLLVPKGLVPTLGDLGQWLLRLRTRRRVAGLKPKQAGEG encoded by the coding sequence GTGAACGCCCGCGCCCTCAATCTGCTCGGCCTCGGGCTGGTCGCTATCGTCGGTGTCGCGTTCCTGATCCTGACGCCGCGCTTCGCTGAACTCGATACCGTACTCGAACTTACCGTTTACATGATCATGGCCATTCTGGCTCTCAGCCTGGGGCTGATCTGGGGTTTCGGCGGCATTCTCTGCTTCGGCCAGTCGGCCTTCTTCGGGTTGGGCGCCTATACCTATGCGATCGCCATGTTCAATATCGGTGAGAGCACGATCCCGCTTTTGCTCGCCATAGCCCTGCCGGCGGCGTTCGCCGCGCTGCTCGGCTATTTCATGTTCTACGGGCGCATCAGCGACGTGTATCTCGGCGTCATCACGCTGACGGTGACGCTGATCCTGTTCAATTCGGTGAATTCCACCGCCGGCCCGGAATTCCATATCGGCGTGGCGCGGCTCGGCGGTTTCAACGGCATTCCGGGGATCCCGCCGCTCAATGTGCCCGGCGACAAGGCCGCGGTGATCGATCTCGAAGGCATGTTCTATCTGGCGACGGCGGCGTTGCTCGCGAGCTATTTCGGACTGCGGCTGCTGCTGGGCAGCCGGTTCGGCCGCGTCATTGTCGGCATCCGGGAAAACGAACGGCGCGCCGAGCTTTTGGGATACGATCCCCGCGCCTACAAGCTCGCGACCTTCACCATCGGCGGGGCGCTGGCCGGTTTCGCCGGCTGCCTTTTCGCCAATTGGGGCAATTTCGTCAGCCCGACCATCTTCGGGCTGGCGCAGTCCGCCCAGATCATCATCTGGGTCATCGTCGGCGGGCGCGGCACGCTGATCGGTCCGATCGTCGGTTGCATCGGCATCCAATGGCTCACCACGGCGCTGGGGGCAAACCAGCCCAGCGGTTCGGACTGGTGGACCAGGCTGCTCGCTAATGCGCCGCTGATCTTTGGAATCATCCTCATCGCGTTCGTGCTGCTGGTGCCGAAGGGGCTGGTGCCGACGCTGGGTGACCTCGGACAATGGTTGCTGCGCCTGCGTACTCGGCGCAGGGTTGCGGGGCTTAAACCCAAGCAGGCGGGGGAGGGATGA